The following are encoded together in the Panthera uncia isolate 11264 unplaced genomic scaffold, Puncia_PCG_1.0 HiC_scaffold_465, whole genome shotgun sequence genome:
- the LOC125918128 gene encoding protein Aster-A isoform X2 — protein sequence MFDTTPHSGRSTPSSSPSLRKRLQLLPSSRPPPEPEAGTMVEKGSDSSSEKGGVPGTPSTQSLGSRNFIRNSKKMQSWYSMLSPTYKQRNEDFRKLFSKLPEAERLIVDYSCALQREILLQGRLYLSENWICFYSNIFRWETTISIQLKEVTCLKKEKTAKLIPNAIQICTESEKHFFTSFGARDRCFLLIFRLWQNALLEKTLSPRELWHLVHQCYGSELGLTSEDEDYVCPLQLNGLGNPKEVGDVIALSDITPSGAADNSQEPSPVGSRRGRVTPNLSRASSDADHGAEEDKEEQTDSQPDASSSQTVTPVAEPPSAEPTPPDGPTSLGPLDLLPSEELLTDTSNSSSSTGEEADLAALLPDLSGRLLINSVFHVGAERLQQMLFSDSPFLQGFLQQCKFTDVTLSPWSGDSKCHQRRVLTYTIPISNPLGPKSASVVETQTLFRRGPQAGACVVDSEVLTQGIPYQDYFYTAHRYCILGLARNKARLRVSSEIRYRKQPWSLVKSLIEKNSWSGIEDYFHHLERELAKAEKLSLEEGGKDARGLLSGLRRRKRPLSWRGHGDGPQHPDPDPCARAGMHTSGSLSSRFSEPSVDQGPGAGIPSALVLISVVLIVLIALNVLLFYRLWSLERTAHTFESWHSLALAKGKFPQTATEWAEILALQKQFHSVEVHKWRQILRASVELLDEMKFSLEKLHQGITVSDPPFDSQPRPDDSFS from the exons CAGCTCCTCAGAGAAGGGTGGCGTGCCTGGGACCCCCAGCACCCAGAGCCTGGGCAGCAGGAACTTCATCCGCAATAGCAAG AAGATGCAGAGCTGGTACAGT ATGCTGAGCCCCACATACAAACAGCGGAACGAGGACTTCCGGAAACTGTTTAGCAAACTCCCTGAGGCTGAACGCCTCATTGTGG ATTACTCCTGTGCCTTGCAGCGCGAGATCCTCCTCCAGGGCCGCCTCTACCTCTCTGAGAACTGGATCTGCTTCTACAGCAACATCTTCCGCTGGGAAACAACA ATTTCCATCCAGCTGAAGGAAGTGACGTGTCTGAAGAAGGAAAAGACCGCTAAGCTGATCCCCAATGCCATCCAGATCTGCACTGAGAGCGAGAAG cATTTCTTCACCTCCTTTGGGGCCCGGGACCGCTGCTTCCTCCTTATCTTCCGCCTCTGGCAGAATGCACTGCTTGAAAAG ACGCTGAGTCCCCGCGAGCTCTGGCACCTGGTGCATCAGTGCTACGGCTCAGAGCTGGGCCTCACCAGCGAGGATGAGGACTACGTCTGCCCCTTGCAGCTGAACGGTCTGGG GAACCCCAAGGAAGTGGGAGATGTGATCGCCCTGAGTGACATCACCCCCTCTGGGGCAGCTGACAATAGCCAGGAGCCGAGCCCGGTGGGTTCACGCCGTGGCCGCGTCACCCCCAACCTTTCCCGGGCCAGCAGCGATGCAGACCACGGG GCagaggaggacaaggaggagcAGACAGACAGCCAGCCCGACGCCTCCTCCAGCCAGACAGTGACGCCGGTGGCTGAACCCCCGAGCGCAGAGCCTACCCCGCCTGATGGGCCCACCTCCCTGGGCCCCTTGGACCTGCTGCCCAGTGAGGAACTGTTGACAGACACGAGTAACTCCTCCTCGTCCACAGGGGAGGAAG CTGACCTGGCCGCCCTGCTTCCTGACCTCTCTGGCCGTCTGCTCATCAACTCAGTCTTCCACGTGGGTGCCGAGCGGCTCCAGCAGATGCTCTTCTCGGACTCGCCCTTCCTGCAGGGCTTCCTGCAGCAGTGCAAGTTCACAG atgTGACCTTGAGTCCCTGGAGCGGGGACAGCAAGTGCCACCAGCGCCGAGTGCTGACCTACACCATTCCCATCAGCAACCCGCTGGGCCCCAAGAGCGCCTCCGTGGTGGAGACACAG ACGCTGTTCCGGCGCGGCCCGCAGGCAGGCGCATGTGTGGTGGACTCCGAGGTGCTGACGCAGGGCATCCCTTACCAGGACTACTTCTACACTGCCCACCGCTACTGCATCCTGGGCCTTGCCCGGAACAAGGCCCGACTCCG GGTGTCCTCTGAGATCCGCTACCGGAAACAGCCCTGGAGCCTTGTGAAGTCACTCATCGAGAAGAACTCGTGGAGTGGCATCGAAGATTACTTCCACCACCTGG AGCGAGAGCTTGCCAAAGCCGAGAAGCTGTCCCTGGAGGAAGGCGGGAAGGATGCCCGGGGATTGCTGTCAGGCCTGCGGAGGCGGAAGCGGCCCCTGAGCTGGAGGGGTCACGGCGATGGGCCCCAGCACCCGGACCCTGACCCCTGTGCCCGGGCTGGCATGCACACCTCGG GCTCCCTCAGCTCGCGCTTCTCGGAACCGTCCGTGGACCAGGGCCCCGGGGCAGGCATCCCCAGCGCCCTTGTTCTCATCAGCGTCGT CCTCATCGTCCTCATCGCCCTCAATGTCCTCCTCTTTTACCGCCTCTGGTCTCTGGAAAGGACGGCCCATACCTTCGAGTCCTGGCACAGTCTGGCCCTGGCCAAGGG CAAATTCCCCCAGACGGCCACGGAGTGGGCGGAGATCCTAGCCCTGCAGAAGCAGTTCCACAGCGTCGAGGTGCACAAGTGGAGGCAGATCCTGAGGGCTTCCGTGGAGCTCCTAGACGAG ATGAAGTTCTCTCTGGAGAAGCTGCATCAAGGCATCACGGTCTCAGACCCGCCCTTCGACTCCCAGCCACGGCCCGACGACAGCTTCTCCTGA
- the LOC125918128 gene encoding protein Aster-A isoform X1, producing MIQRACRSLGTEPSVPLLLPLQPVHRSFGTTPHSGRSTPSSSPSLRKRLQLLPSSRPPPEPEAGTMVEKGSDSSSEKGGVPGTPSTQSLGSRNFIRNSKKMQSWYSMLSPTYKQRNEDFRKLFSKLPEAERLIVDYSCALQREILLQGRLYLSENWICFYSNIFRWETTISIQLKEVTCLKKEKTAKLIPNAIQICTESEKHFFTSFGARDRCFLLIFRLWQNALLEKTLSPRELWHLVHQCYGSELGLTSEDEDYVCPLQLNGLGNPKEVGDVIALSDITPSGAADNSQEPSPVGSRRGRVTPNLSRASSDADHGAEEDKEEQTDSQPDASSSQTVTPVAEPPSAEPTPPDGPTSLGPLDLLPSEELLTDTSNSSSSTGEEADLAALLPDLSGRLLINSVFHVGAERLQQMLFSDSPFLQGFLQQCKFTDVTLSPWSGDSKCHQRRVLTYTIPISNPLGPKSASVVETQTLFRRGPQAGACVVDSEVLTQGIPYQDYFYTAHRYCILGLARNKARLRVSSEIRYRKQPWSLVKSLIEKNSWSGIEDYFHHLERELAKAEKLSLEEGGKDARGLLSGLRRRKRPLSWRGHGDGPQHPDPDPCARAGMHTSGSLSSRFSEPSVDQGPGAGIPSALVLISVVLIVLIALNVLLFYRLWSLERTAHTFESWHSLALAKGKFPQTATEWAEILALQKQFHSVEVHKWRQILRASVELLDEMKFSLEKLHQGITVSDPPFDSQPRPDDSFS from the exons CAGCTCCTCAGAGAAGGGTGGCGTGCCTGGGACCCCCAGCACCCAGAGCCTGGGCAGCAGGAACTTCATCCGCAATAGCAAG AAGATGCAGAGCTGGTACAGT ATGCTGAGCCCCACATACAAACAGCGGAACGAGGACTTCCGGAAACTGTTTAGCAAACTCCCTGAGGCTGAACGCCTCATTGTGG ATTACTCCTGTGCCTTGCAGCGCGAGATCCTCCTCCAGGGCCGCCTCTACCTCTCTGAGAACTGGATCTGCTTCTACAGCAACATCTTCCGCTGGGAAACAACA ATTTCCATCCAGCTGAAGGAAGTGACGTGTCTGAAGAAGGAAAAGACCGCTAAGCTGATCCCCAATGCCATCCAGATCTGCACTGAGAGCGAGAAG cATTTCTTCACCTCCTTTGGGGCCCGGGACCGCTGCTTCCTCCTTATCTTCCGCCTCTGGCAGAATGCACTGCTTGAAAAG ACGCTGAGTCCCCGCGAGCTCTGGCACCTGGTGCATCAGTGCTACGGCTCAGAGCTGGGCCTCACCAGCGAGGATGAGGACTACGTCTGCCCCTTGCAGCTGAACGGTCTGGG GAACCCCAAGGAAGTGGGAGATGTGATCGCCCTGAGTGACATCACCCCCTCTGGGGCAGCTGACAATAGCCAGGAGCCGAGCCCGGTGGGTTCACGCCGTGGCCGCGTCACCCCCAACCTTTCCCGGGCCAGCAGCGATGCAGACCACGGG GCagaggaggacaaggaggagcAGACAGACAGCCAGCCCGACGCCTCCTCCAGCCAGACAGTGACGCCGGTGGCTGAACCCCCGAGCGCAGAGCCTACCCCGCCTGATGGGCCCACCTCCCTGGGCCCCTTGGACCTGCTGCCCAGTGAGGAACTGTTGACAGACACGAGTAACTCCTCCTCGTCCACAGGGGAGGAAG CTGACCTGGCCGCCCTGCTTCCTGACCTCTCTGGCCGTCTGCTCATCAACTCAGTCTTCCACGTGGGTGCCGAGCGGCTCCAGCAGATGCTCTTCTCGGACTCGCCCTTCCTGCAGGGCTTCCTGCAGCAGTGCAAGTTCACAG atgTGACCTTGAGTCCCTGGAGCGGGGACAGCAAGTGCCACCAGCGCCGAGTGCTGACCTACACCATTCCCATCAGCAACCCGCTGGGCCCCAAGAGCGCCTCCGTGGTGGAGACACAG ACGCTGTTCCGGCGCGGCCCGCAGGCAGGCGCATGTGTGGTGGACTCCGAGGTGCTGACGCAGGGCATCCCTTACCAGGACTACTTCTACACTGCCCACCGCTACTGCATCCTGGGCCTTGCCCGGAACAAGGCCCGACTCCG GGTGTCCTCTGAGATCCGCTACCGGAAACAGCCCTGGAGCCTTGTGAAGTCACTCATCGAGAAGAACTCGTGGAGTGGCATCGAAGATTACTTCCACCACCTGG AGCGAGAGCTTGCCAAAGCCGAGAAGCTGTCCCTGGAGGAAGGCGGGAAGGATGCCCGGGGATTGCTGTCAGGCCTGCGGAGGCGGAAGCGGCCCCTGAGCTGGAGGGGTCACGGCGATGGGCCCCAGCACCCGGACCCTGACCCCTGTGCCCGGGCTGGCATGCACACCTCGG GCTCCCTCAGCTCGCGCTTCTCGGAACCGTCCGTGGACCAGGGCCCCGGGGCAGGCATCCCCAGCGCCCTTGTTCTCATCAGCGTCGT CCTCATCGTCCTCATCGCCCTCAATGTCCTCCTCTTTTACCGCCTCTGGTCTCTGGAAAGGACGGCCCATACCTTCGAGTCCTGGCACAGTCTGGCCCTGGCCAAGGG CAAATTCCCCCAGACGGCCACGGAGTGGGCGGAGATCCTAGCCCTGCAGAAGCAGTTCCACAGCGTCGAGGTGCACAAGTGGAGGCAGATCCTGAGGGCTTCCGTGGAGCTCCTAGACGAG ATGAAGTTCTCTCTGGAGAAGCTGCATCAAGGCATCACGGTCTCAGACCCGCCCTTCGACTCCCAGCCACGGCCCGACGACAGCTTCTCCTGA
- the LOC125918128 gene encoding protein Aster-A isoform X3, with product MVEKGSDSSSEKGGVPGTPSTQSLGSRNFIRNSKKMQSWYSMLSPTYKQRNEDFRKLFSKLPEAERLIVDYSCALQREILLQGRLYLSENWICFYSNIFRWETTISIQLKEVTCLKKEKTAKLIPNAIQICTESEKHFFTSFGARDRCFLLIFRLWQNALLEKTLSPRELWHLVHQCYGSELGLTSEDEDYVCPLQLNGLGNPKEVGDVIALSDITPSGAADNSQEPSPVGSRRGRVTPNLSRASSDADHGAEEDKEEQTDSQPDASSSQTVTPVAEPPSAEPTPPDGPTSLGPLDLLPSEELLTDTSNSSSSTGEEADLAALLPDLSGRLLINSVFHVGAERLQQMLFSDSPFLQGFLQQCKFTDVTLSPWSGDSKCHQRRVLTYTIPISNPLGPKSASVVETQTLFRRGPQAGACVVDSEVLTQGIPYQDYFYTAHRYCILGLARNKARLRVSSEIRYRKQPWSLVKSLIEKNSWSGIEDYFHHLERELAKAEKLSLEEGGKDARGLLSGLRRRKRPLSWRGHGDGPQHPDPDPCARAGMHTSGSLSSRFSEPSVDQGPGAGIPSALVLISVVLIVLIALNVLLFYRLWSLERTAHTFESWHSLALAKGKFPQTATEWAEILALQKQFHSVEVHKWRQILRASVELLDEMKFSLEKLHQGITVSDPPFDSQPRPDDSFS from the exons CAGCTCCTCAGAGAAGGGTGGCGTGCCTGGGACCCCCAGCACCCAGAGCCTGGGCAGCAGGAACTTCATCCGCAATAGCAAG AAGATGCAGAGCTGGTACAGT ATGCTGAGCCCCACATACAAACAGCGGAACGAGGACTTCCGGAAACTGTTTAGCAAACTCCCTGAGGCTGAACGCCTCATTGTGG ATTACTCCTGTGCCTTGCAGCGCGAGATCCTCCTCCAGGGCCGCCTCTACCTCTCTGAGAACTGGATCTGCTTCTACAGCAACATCTTCCGCTGGGAAACAACA ATTTCCATCCAGCTGAAGGAAGTGACGTGTCTGAAGAAGGAAAAGACCGCTAAGCTGATCCCCAATGCCATCCAGATCTGCACTGAGAGCGAGAAG cATTTCTTCACCTCCTTTGGGGCCCGGGACCGCTGCTTCCTCCTTATCTTCCGCCTCTGGCAGAATGCACTGCTTGAAAAG ACGCTGAGTCCCCGCGAGCTCTGGCACCTGGTGCATCAGTGCTACGGCTCAGAGCTGGGCCTCACCAGCGAGGATGAGGACTACGTCTGCCCCTTGCAGCTGAACGGTCTGGG GAACCCCAAGGAAGTGGGAGATGTGATCGCCCTGAGTGACATCACCCCCTCTGGGGCAGCTGACAATAGCCAGGAGCCGAGCCCGGTGGGTTCACGCCGTGGCCGCGTCACCCCCAACCTTTCCCGGGCCAGCAGCGATGCAGACCACGGG GCagaggaggacaaggaggagcAGACAGACAGCCAGCCCGACGCCTCCTCCAGCCAGACAGTGACGCCGGTGGCTGAACCCCCGAGCGCAGAGCCTACCCCGCCTGATGGGCCCACCTCCCTGGGCCCCTTGGACCTGCTGCCCAGTGAGGAACTGTTGACAGACACGAGTAACTCCTCCTCGTCCACAGGGGAGGAAG CTGACCTGGCCGCCCTGCTTCCTGACCTCTCTGGCCGTCTGCTCATCAACTCAGTCTTCCACGTGGGTGCCGAGCGGCTCCAGCAGATGCTCTTCTCGGACTCGCCCTTCCTGCAGGGCTTCCTGCAGCAGTGCAAGTTCACAG atgTGACCTTGAGTCCCTGGAGCGGGGACAGCAAGTGCCACCAGCGCCGAGTGCTGACCTACACCATTCCCATCAGCAACCCGCTGGGCCCCAAGAGCGCCTCCGTGGTGGAGACACAG ACGCTGTTCCGGCGCGGCCCGCAGGCAGGCGCATGTGTGGTGGACTCCGAGGTGCTGACGCAGGGCATCCCTTACCAGGACTACTTCTACACTGCCCACCGCTACTGCATCCTGGGCCTTGCCCGGAACAAGGCCCGACTCCG GGTGTCCTCTGAGATCCGCTACCGGAAACAGCCCTGGAGCCTTGTGAAGTCACTCATCGAGAAGAACTCGTGGAGTGGCATCGAAGATTACTTCCACCACCTGG AGCGAGAGCTTGCCAAAGCCGAGAAGCTGTCCCTGGAGGAAGGCGGGAAGGATGCCCGGGGATTGCTGTCAGGCCTGCGGAGGCGGAAGCGGCCCCTGAGCTGGAGGGGTCACGGCGATGGGCCCCAGCACCCGGACCCTGACCCCTGTGCCCGGGCTGGCATGCACACCTCGG GCTCCCTCAGCTCGCGCTTCTCGGAACCGTCCGTGGACCAGGGCCCCGGGGCAGGCATCCCCAGCGCCCTTGTTCTCATCAGCGTCGT CCTCATCGTCCTCATCGCCCTCAATGTCCTCCTCTTTTACCGCCTCTGGTCTCTGGAAAGGACGGCCCATACCTTCGAGTCCTGGCACAGTCTGGCCCTGGCCAAGGG CAAATTCCCCCAGACGGCCACGGAGTGGGCGGAGATCCTAGCCCTGCAGAAGCAGTTCCACAGCGTCGAGGTGCACAAGTGGAGGCAGATCCTGAGGGCTTCCGTGGAGCTCCTAGACGAG ATGAAGTTCTCTCTGGAGAAGCTGCATCAAGGCATCACGGTCTCAGACCCGCCCTTCGACTCCCAGCCACGGCCCGACGACAGCTTCTCCTGA